GGGATTTGATGAAGGACTTTTAATAGCTTCCCCGCTTGGCAACCTAGCTCATAGAGAGTTTCATCCGACAAATTCGGAGCCGCTTGTCTCAAATCCTCCCCCTCAATCCACTCAAAAATCTGGTAGACTGACTGACCATCATAAGTCAATTCGACTGTTTTTTGCACTGGCAAATTCCTCTCAAACAAGATTTTGAGTAGGGCAAATTCAGCCTGCTTATCGGCCAACTTTTCCACAAGCGCAATCCGTAATAAAAATTTCTGACCATGTTCATCCACAGCCAGAAACTTTTGGTCAGCAGACCAGCCCTTGGTGATGGGCTGGCACGCAATCAATTTGGTTTTCATCTTCATTGGTCAATATCCGGTTTGTAGAAGGCGCGATTGTCCATGGCAAAGATACGGCTGGTCATCTCGCCCGGTCCCACCTTTTCCAGAGCCGTCAGCATCATCATCATTTCCGCATCAATGTTGTCAATCATGTGGAGAATTTCTGCCTCCATGATTTGCGGACGAACAGGACTACCATATTCCAGCAAACCATGATGGCTGAGAATGACATGGCGGAGAACGGTTACATCTTCCAGACTATCATCAATGCCCAATTCCATCAGAACCTTGGTAATTTCTTCATCAATCAAGGAAATGTGCCCAATCAGATTTCCCCGAACAGTATAGCCCGTATTGTCTGGACCTGTCAATTCAATGACCTTGGCTAAGTCGTGCAACATAATCCCGGCAAAGAGCAGGCTCTTGTTGAGCTGCGGATAGACATCGCCAATCTTGTCCGCCAGACGAACCATGGTCGCCGTGTGGAAAGACAAACCGGAGTAAAAGGCATGGTGATTGGTCTTGGCCGCTGGATAGGAATAAAATTCCTTTTCGTACTTGCTGTAGAGAGCCCGAACGATGCGCTGCCAAGTCGCATTTTCAATCTGGAAAATCATCTGACTCAGGTAGTCCTTGGTATCCTTGACATCAACAGGCGGTTTTTCCTTGAAATCCGCTGGATCATTTGGCTCGCCAGCTTTCGGCAAACGGATCACCAACTGATTGACCTGAGGCGTATTATTGTAAACCTCGCGGCGTCCTTGGACATGAACGACCACTCCAGCCACAAAATCCTTGATTTTTCCCGGTTGGGCATCCCAAACCTTGCCATCAATCTCGCCCGTATCGTCTTGGAAAGTCAGGGCTAGATAATCCTTGCCAGCTCTGGTCTGACGAACATCGGCTGACTTGATCAGATAAAATCCTTCGAAGAACTCATCTGCTTTCATTTGGTTAATTTTCATCTAAATCCTCTTCTAATGGGGACAGGCCGAGCAGACCCTTGGTCTGGTCGTCTTCGTAGAGTTCAATGGTGCGCAGGGTCCGCTCAATGGCTGACGTCCGTGTCGTCAGGAGCTTGTCAATATTGGAGCTAGCTTGGTTAATCTGGCGCTGGGCCTTGATTAATAGATCGCTGAACTTGCCAAATTCCAGCTTGACATTGCCTAAGACCTTGCTGATGTCGTCGGCCGACCGCTGAATATTAAGGGTCTTAAAGCCGACGGACAGGGAATTGAGCAAGGCAGATAGGGTCGTCGGACCTGCCACTACAATGTTTTCCTGCCGGCGCAGGTCATCAAAGAAAATGGGATTGCGGACCACTTCCGCATAGAGCCCCTCGGTTGGCAAAAAGAGCACACCAAAATTGGTCGTTTCAGGCGGGTTCAGATACTTGCTCTGAATATCCTTGGCAAAGCGCTTGATAGCCGCCAACAGTTGCTTGCGGTGAAAGTCAATTTGGTCCCTGTCGCCGGTTTCATAAGCATCTTCCAAACGGTAATAATCCGCCAGTGGAAACTTGGAGTCAATGGGCAGGTAGACATAATCCTCTGCTGATTGCCCCGGCAACTTGACAGCATATTCGACCCGCTCTCCGGAACCCTTAACCGTCGCAAATTCCCTCTCGTACTGGCTGGGCGTCAAAATATCCTCGATAATCTGTCCCAGCTGGAGCTCACCCATGATGCCTCGCGACTTGGTTCCGGACAAAACCTTATTGAGGCTACCAACATCACGCGCCACTGTCTGCATCTCACCCAATCCACGATTGACAGATTCCAACTGCTTGGACACTGTTTCAAATGAGGCTTGCAGGCGAGTTTGCAGGGTTTTTTCTAATTTTTCTTCCACCGTCTGGCGCATCTCTTCCAAGCGTTTTTCGTTGGACTCCTGAATGGCTTGGAGGCGCTGGTCAGTGGCATCACGATTTTGCAGGAGACTGTGGTGAATATCCTGCCGAATGTCTGTTAATTGTTGATAGAGTTCGCGCCGGAGTTCATTGACTTCGCGACTGAGAACCTGTTGCTGCTTGAGACTGGTTGATTCCAATTGATAGGTCAACTGGTCCGACAATTGGTCAGCAGTGTCCTCGGCCTGGTCTTGCAACATCAGAGACAAGCTCTGCCATTTTCCATAGAGAAAGACCAAACCGACCACCACCAAAAGCAGCAAGATGATTTGTAGTATTTCCATCTAATCCTTATCCTTGCTGTAAATCAGGACCACATAGCCTGTGTCCAGACTGATGTCCATGTCCCTACCTATAAATTCGTTAGAGGCGTAGCATTTTTTGTAAAAATAATTTTCGTCGTCCAAGGGATACTTGGCATGTTTGATGGTCAAGCGACTGCCGTCGGACGGCATGAAGGAAATATAGGTCATACCCGCAATCGGTGAAATCCTGTGCTGTCCAGCAGGCCGAAAACGAATGACATTCTGCTGGTCCACTAGCTCGATATGCTCCATAAATGGCGCCAAATCAGGTTCTGCTGCCAGAAACAAATTGGTCATGGCATGGTCCATTCGACCGCCAAAGGCTGCGTAAATCTGAACCTGTGCCGTTTGATGCCGCTTGAAAATCTCCTTGAGCGCCAATTCCAAGTCCGTATCATCCTTCTCAGCTGGGGCCTTGATAACCAGCTCTGCTCTTTCCTCAATCCGCGATAAATCCGCTGGGCTGACCGAGTCAAAATCGCCAACTGCCATATCAAGAGGAAGGTCATTTTCCAAAAGCCGTAAACAACCCGCATCTACGCCCACATAGAGGTCCACAGGCGCAGGCAAGCTTTCAAACTGTCCACCAGCGACGACTGCGGCCCTAATCACGAAGAGCAGCTCTCAACTTGGCAACATTGGCCTCCAAGTCACCCTTGAAGAGGAAGGAGCCAGCCACAAAGACGTTAGCGCCCGCGTCCTTGGCAGAATGAATGGTCTTATCATCAATACCACCGTCGACCTCGATGTCAAAATCCAATCCCTTAGCCTTGCGCATTTCCACCAAGGCTGCAATCTTTTCAGCCACCTCTGGAATGTAGGCCTGACCGCCGAAGCCCGGATTGACTGTCATCAGGAGCACTTGGTCCACCAAATTGAGCACAGGCTCAATGGTCACCAAAGGCGTACCCGGATTGATAACCACGCCAACCTTCATACCCGCCGCATGGATTTTCTGCAAGGTTCCATGCAGATGTAGGGTCGCCTCAGCGTGAATGGTTAAAATATCCGCACCCGCACGGGCAAAGGTTTCGATATGATTTTCTGGATTGGACACCATCAAATGGCAGTCAAAGACCAGTTTGCTATGGGGACGCATGGCAGCCACCACGTCGGCACCGAAACTGATATTGGGCACAAAATGACCGTCCATGACGTCGATGTGGACATATTCAACACCAACCGCCTCTAGGCGCTCCAGTTCTGATTGAAAATTTGCATAATCTGCCGCCAAGATAGATGGCGCAATCTTGTAATGTGACATAGGAACCAACTTTCTATTTGAATTTCTTACTAACTTTGCTATAGGTTTCGCGCTGATTTTGGATTTCGCTCAAAAATTGTAGGTAATTGTCAAAGCGACTTTGGGAAATGGCAGAGCTTTCTACCGCAGCCTTGACTGCACAGTCCGGCTCGTGAGTATGAGTACAAGTTCTGAACTTGCAAGCCTGACTGGCCTCCGCAATTTCTGGGAAACAATCCGTCAGAGCCTCTGCCTCCTTGACCTCGTAGTCCAAGGATGAAAAGCCCGGTGTATCCGCAATTTTCCCGCCGAATACATTGTAAAAACTGACCGCACGTGTCGTATGGCGACCGCGACCAAGGCTGTCTGAAATCGCCCCCGTTTCTAAGGCCAAATCTGGCGCAAGGCGATTGAGCAAGGTCGACTTGCCCACACCTGTCTGACCCATAAAGACCGTGACCTTGTCGGTCAAGAGCGGCGTCAGCTCCTCCAAGCTGAAAATGAAGGGATAGCCAATTTTTTCATAGATGGCCTTGAAGGCATCCATTTCCGCATGGTCCTCCAGCAAATCCAT
The sequence above is a segment of the Streptococcus suis genome. Coding sequences within it:
- a CDS encoding 3'-5' exoribonuclease YhaM family protein, with translation MKINQMKADEFFEGFYLIKSADVRQTRAGKDYLALTFQDDTGEIDGKVWDAQPGKIKDFVAGVVVHVQGRREVYNNTPQVNQLVIRLPKAGEPNDPADFKEKPPVDVKDTKDYLSQMIFQIENATWQRIVRALYSKYEKEFYSYPAAKTNHHAFYSGLSFHTATMVRLADKIGDVYPQLNKSLLFAGIMLHDLAKVIELTGPDNTGYTVRGNLIGHISLIDEEITKVLMELGIDDSLEDVTVLRHVILSHHGLLEYGSPVRPQIMEAEILHMIDNIDAEMMMMLTALEKVGPGEMTSRIFAMDNRAFYKPDIDQ
- the rmuC gene encoding DNA recombination protein RmuC; the encoded protein is MEILQIILLLLVVVGLVFLYGKWQSLSLMLQDQAEDTADQLSDQLTYQLESTSLKQQQVLSREVNELRRELYQQLTDIRQDIHHSLLQNRDATDQRLQAIQESNEKRLEEMRQTVEEKLEKTLQTRLQASFETVSKQLESVNRGLGEMQTVARDVGSLNKVLSGTKSRGIMGELQLGQIIEDILTPSQYEREFATVKGSGERVEYAVKLPGQSAEDYVYLPIDSKFPLADYYRLEDAYETGDRDQIDFHRKQLLAAIKRFAKDIQSKYLNPPETTNFGVLFLPTEGLYAEVVRNPIFFDDLRRQENIVVAGPTTLSALLNSLSVGFKTLNIQRSADDISKVLGNVKLEFGKFSDLLIKAQRQINQASSNIDKLLTTRTSAIERTLRTIELYEDDQTKGLLGLSPLEEDLDEN
- a CDS encoding thiamine diphosphokinase, encoding MIRAAVVAGGQFESLPAPVDLYVGVDAGCLRLLENDLPLDMAVGDFDSVSPADLSRIEERAELVIKAPAEKDDTDLELALKEIFKRHQTAQVQIYAAFGGRMDHAMTNLFLAAEPDLAPFMEHIELVDQQNVIRFRPAGQHRISPIAGMTYISFMPSDGSRLTIKHAKYPLDDENYFYKKCYASNEFIGRDMDISLDTGYVVLIYSKDKD
- the rpe gene encoding ribulose-phosphate 3-epimerase — its product is MSHYKIAPSILAADYANFQSELERLEAVGVEYVHIDVMDGHFVPNISFGADVVAAMRPHSKLVFDCHLMVSNPENHIETFARAGADILTIHAEATLHLHGTLQKIHAAGMKVGVVINPGTPLVTIEPVLNLVDQVLLMTVNPGFGGQAYIPEVAEKIAALVEMRKAKGLDFDIEVDGGIDDKTIHSAKDAGANVFVAGSFLFKGDLEANVAKLRAALRD
- the rsgA gene encoding ribosome small subunit-dependent GTPase A, with amino-acid sequence MQGRIIKALAGFYYVEADGQIYQTRARGNFRKKVQTPYVGDFVDFSAEEQSEGYILKIHERKNSLVRPPIVNIDQAVVIMSAKEPDFNANLLDRFLVLLEQKEMEPIVYISKMDLLEDHAEMDAFKAIYEKIGYPFIFSLEELTPLLTDKVTVFMGQTGVGKSTLLNRLAPDLALETGAISDSLGRGRHTTRAVSFYNVFGGKIADTPGFSSLDYEVKEAEALTDCFPEIAEASQACKFRTCTHTHEPDCAVKAAVESSAISQSRFDNYLQFLSEIQNQRETYSKVSKKFK